GGAGGCACGGGCACGGGCACGGGCATGCACGACGCGACGGTCAGACATGGAAGATGCCGGAGCACTTGCGCTTGAACCACCTGAGCCCCCGTCGTAGGGAGGCCTTCACCTTCCCGTTCACCGCGTACGCCTTGTATCCCGCCACCCTCCGTCGCCGCTTCATCTCTGGGTCGTTGAAGCAGCACACGTTGACCCTTggcacgccgccgcgccgtctcccGGTCCCGGCGGCAGGCGGAGAACTGAAGGGgaccggcggcgccatggcgaactgctgctgctgctgcggcggcggcggctgcgcgtCGCGGGGGAAGGGATTcttggaggcggaggagccgggCGGGAAGGATTGCCGGACCGGAAGAAATCGCCCCGGGATTGGCGGTGGAGATTCGGGTGTGGAGAAAAAGGACGAGGAGAATTGGAGGGAGGAGCAACGTGGGGCTGTAGACCTGCTGGCTTAATTTGGAGCATATCATACTTGTTGCACCAAAATGGGCGAAGGCACAAACAAACACACGTGTGAATATTTTTTCTACGTAGGAGTATTGTTTAAGGTGTGGACTTTGTTTAAGACGTttcttcttgagcttctccctAGCTCATGTATAAAACCTTGAGCTTGGTTCAATAGTGGCAGACCGAGTTGGAAATTCCACCAAAGGTGTCACTGACATGTGGCCATAGGCCCCCACATCATCCTCACGCTGCATGGTATCATCTCAGTCGACGTCAGGCCCATCTGGATCGTCCCTTCCATCGTGTGATTTGATCCTATGTCTTCAGAAATATCCTTACAACCTCTAACGGTGGGTTCTCCCCTGATCTTAGCTGTGTGGCAAAAACAGTGAGAAGGCAAAGAGTAACCTTGTTTTGTAATAATAAATTAGAACACAACTAAAGCACCAAGATTGAAGATCAGATTTTTCTTAATGTTATAAATAATTATGTGGTTTCAACCTCAAACATTTCATGATTATAGGTTAAGAACGGAGACTGAGAAATGTGGTTAATGGGCGATAACAACAAAAACTTTGgtccatgcatatatacctCCCTTGAGAGCTGAAAATTTTGTTCTGTTTGTCATGGACACATAAAGTACTCCATGATATTTTTCGATCTCTCGGGAGCCTACACACGAGAACTTTTTACTTGTACATGCAATCAAACGAGCAATATAAATCTGTACATACTTTTCCTCCTGAGGATAACGAAGCCCGTCAGAAAGAACAGACCTCGAACCTCGATCCGCTTATTCAATCACAGTGCAAGTGCAAACCACACGCACGTAGCAAGACGATGCCACGTCTGTGcatcatatattcatatatCTATACTCGCAGATCAAACTCGACTCGATCGGGCATGTAACGCAGTCGATTAGGGACCATGACCATGCTGGCCGTGACCGGGGCCGGGGCTATGGCCGGGACTTGTCTCCCTGTCCATGAGCTCGCTGCCgcccctgcttcccgcggcaAGCCTGCGCGCCACGGTGGTGGCCGCCGCACCCTGCGTCTCGCCATGAACCATCGGCGCCGTGGCATGGGCGAGCAGAAGAAGGGCCATGGCGACCGCCGCAAAGATCCAAGCTGATGACTTGTTGCCCATGGAGACACCAGGATCGAGTACGTGTACGTGGCGATGGATGTGTATGTGTGTTGGTCAGGTGAGAATGCAGAGAGGCCGCCGGGGTGCCTTAATATAGAGCCGTTGGGTGATCCACAGGCTTACACGTGCAAGCACAGGAATGTTGCTTAATGCTTATATGTTGATTAATTTTCTATGTAGCTACATTACGTATGAAGTTTCTTTCGATTTAACAATGTAATGGATAGTTATTCCTTGATGCCAGTATTAGAAACCTCAAACACGAaacggaaagaaaaaaatatgccTCGCCGTCTGATAAATCGATCGTGGAGACAGCATAATACGACGAAGCAATATATATCTCATATATGGCAAGATTGAGACCAAGGTTTCCCTTAGATCGTGGTGACGTTATGTTTTAGCAGTAGCCGCCGGTGGCATTTTTGTTTCGCATCCTGCAATCGCATCTCCACGGCGTTCATCGTCATAGTTACACCTGTCCAAGTGACTCCTACGTTATCCGCACTCGTGCGTGGAGAGAATCAATCTCGTAAGATAGACGAGGAGGCTAGATATATAAACGACTGTATGTATATGATCTTGGCTGCTCGATCTATAGTTTTTTTCAataaatttgataaaaaattATCGGTACTCAACTGAGAAATTGAATTTCTCACTTGACGAGCTTGTAAGAACCGATCGATCATCCTCCCCTAGCTCGGGGCTTTCTGATGGATCTTCTCGTGCTTTTGGGTTGGTATGACTATGAGCTTTTTTATGTGTGtatctgcaatttttagaatcatgCATAtagaatcgcgcataaatttttcacctgtaatttttagaatcgcgcataaactttcacctgtactttttagaatcgcgcacaaagtttcacctgcaattttaaaGTCGCGCATAAAACCTGCAATGTTTAAAATTTGAttgttattattttgttgcatttttcaTTTCTCCGTGGCGTTGGTTGTGTTGTGCAATTGTGCAATCGgtaatttttcaaaatttaatttttaGCACCGTTTTAAAATTTGTAGTAATACACATGAGAAGCATATAAGTGAGTACTGGATTTATGTTAGTATAACGATGAATCCTTTTTGTTGTGATCTCAAACTACGAAGAAACACACCCCCGTGCGTGCACCAATCGGGACGTCACATacacacaagaaaaaagaaaaaaaaagatcaatcATTATCATAGTGTGCTCTATCGTGTGCAAGCAGAAGCGGtgcaaaggaaaaaggaaagagagcCGCACAATTTGAAATCTCAGTTGACTGCTAGCTAGACACACccaaattttgttttacttcGTACGAAGCTATAATATTTTATATAGTACTATCTAGGAACCGTCCAAGCAGGTCTTACGTCAGCTCGCCTCACGTTCTGGCTGTCGTTGCAAACTCTCGGATCGCCACCTCCTGTTGTCATCGGAGGGAACCACCCTCGCGAGCCACCAGAAACGCGGAACCGCCCAAATCGGCTAGGGCCCTGGCGCCACGCGACGTTCGTTCCCATGCCGGAGGAGCGAAGAAACCAAATGCAACTCTGCAACTGAGCACGCTCCGGTCCACCGTCGAGAGCCAGTACAGCTAAACCTGACCTTTTTCCAGTGTTTGTGTAGTCCGAGAATACGACTCGCCCATTGCTTCACACTTTCGGCCGGCACCTCTTCAAGTGCGAGAGCCGATCTAGCTAGAGTGCACCGCTTGACTTTTCGACCATTCGGGGAAAGACAGTCCAGGCAAGGAAGGCGATCAGTAGGTCCATGGATCAAAAAGGTACAAATATGAATAGTGCCAATGGTCTGTCACGTGAGCGATGTACCCTTGTAAGCAACGGCAACGCAAGTTCCCGACCAGAGATACAGAGTTGTGTGGGAACCCAAAAGGTCAAGCAGTTGGTCAATTCGGCTGCAGCTTCACTACAAAAGATCTCTAGAATATGCCCGCACAGTGCAGAGGCAGCAGGAGGCCTGAGGGCTGTGGTCTGTGGTCTGTGGACTGACTATATCTGTCTGTCCGTCGTCTGATGACGCAACAACATCGTCTCCTTCCTCGCCACCGCTTAAGCAGCTCCGTGTCGATCTTCCCCAGCCCAGCCCGTGCTCGATTACCTACGCGCCTAAGCAAAAGCCCTGATCCCTTACACACCAAGGAAACGGGCTCAATTTATGCCGACCTCCTTGCAGCGAgatgccgccgcagccgcagccgtgTCCAAAGAACGCCGCGCAGTTCGGCAGCCAGCACGCATAATGGCGCACGTCGCTGACATGGCGGCCTTCTACGACGCCTGGGTGGGCCGTGAGGAGGAGATCGTCGCCGACCTGACGGCCGcgctctcgctctcgctctcggcgcgccggcgcgaggCGCTGGCGCCGCTCGTGGACGCCGCCATGGACCACGTGGCCACCTACTACGAGCACAAGGCCCGCCTCGCCGACCGCGACGTCGTGGCGGCGCTCGACCCGCGCTGGCTCAACCCGCTGGAGCGCACCTTCCTCTGGGCCTGGGGCTGGAAGCCCGCGCTCGTCTTCCGCTTCGTGGACGAGGCTGCCGTGGGCTCGGCCCAGCAGCGGCGTGGGCTGGAGGACCTGCGGgcgtccacggcggcggcggagcgcgaggtggagcgggAGGTGGCGGCCATGCAGGAGTCCCTGGCGGGGCCTCGGGTGCtggcggcgctgcggcggcagcttcACAGCCCGCGGAACGGCGAGGCGGAcgaggccgtggcggcggtcGGCCGGTCGCTCCGCGTGCTGCTGGCGGCCGGGGACGCGCTCCGCGAGCGGACGGTGCGCGGCGTCGTCGGGCTGCTGGGGCCCGAGCAGGCGGGCGCGTTCGTCGCGGCCTTGCTCAGGTTCCACCTCGgcgtccgccgcgccggccgcggctGGTCCTCCGGCCAAGGCGGCCAGCGAGGCCTCTAGCCAGTGAAAATTGTATCCCGTGCGGCAACGGTGTTGCGTCTAATTACTCGCGTGGGGAATTATGCCCCGCACGTCATTGTCCGTGTCAGTCCAGCGGTCGTAATAAAAGGGTGTCGCGCCCGAGTCCTGTTGTTTTCTCGTATCAGTCACTGTGTGTCAGCGTCCCGCGCTTGTTCTTGTGGTACGGTCATGTGTTTGTTTTCTGTTCGTGTTCCGCATGTCGAATTGCTTACCGTGTCAACCTGTCAAATGGTCGCCGTCGGGCTTGGCTCACTAGTCGAGCGTCTCAGGAGACGAGAATCATGCGTGACAGCCTGGTAAATTTACCATTTCGAAATACGAATTAGTCGTACAGCATCTGGCCTATCATTGGTGCAGAATGTTGAGAGTGGAGATTATGTTAAGGTTCTAGTCAATATTGTCTTGAACAATCTTGCCACAAACATGAGGAATGGCAACTCGTCTGGAACATGCTCAATCGCtttgcattctttttttttgaaagaatgTAAGTACATACAACGCAACCACACGTTCTCTCTGCATGTTGAAAGTAATGCCAGTAACAATTCACACGTCAACTCCTTTATGCGAAACAATGACCACAAGAGTTTTCACTGAAACATACATATGTCTAAAGCCACCGCATATTTTTGTCTTAACATAAGATACTATAATTTCAAaccctagaaaaaaaaagccaatgAAAATCAATCTGCTCAAACTGAAAtatttcatcatcatcatctagCACAATCCCCCAAGCACACAGCGGACACCGatctactccatccgttcctaaatttgaactaaaacgacaacaataatttaggaacggagggagtacaacagtTCTAATCGCTGACTACGTAGCTCTGCTGCACACTATCCACCCCAAACATCTTATTTCCTTCTATAACAATTTAGGTGATCCATATCTAACTAGTTCCTACGAAGCAGATTCAAAATAAGTAGACAAACAGTTACCTAATTCACACTAGATATATCAATCAATATGGGGCTATAATATAATAAAGCCCCATCAATGAGAAGATAATATCAGTACTTGGCCCGTGAGTATATATGGGTATTTCTTAAGTTCTAAGATTAATTCGTGGGCGTCTGGCTCAGGTGTTTGGCTAAACGTAGACAGTGTCACAAAGATGCATTCTAGCGTAAGAGGAAGAAACGGTAATCTGGGTGATGTACTTGCCGCTGGCAAAGCCATTCATCTGCATCTTTCAAAAGGGATGCAGTTAATTGCTGCTCATACTGCTGATTTGAAGTCCACATAGAACCACTAAATTTGTATGAAGCTAGACCAATGAGAGGCAGTGTGATCTTCCCACAAACATCAGCAATTTCCATGTTATGAAGGTCATTTGTCTCGGGATTCCCAGTTAATGTGCCTGCCCAATGTTGCATCATAATTAGTACCATGATTACAGATTGGCTTCTTCAAAGCTTATGCTGTCTTTGGTTCTTGCTCATCTATCCCCTACCAATTTTTGCCAACcattggctagccaaaaaaTTGGAAGTTTTCTTGGCGTATGGTTTGCCAAAAAGTTGGCAAGATTTGTGAAGAGAGACATTAGATGGTTGGCAAGATTCTTTTGGGAACCAAATTTTTGGATACAACCGAACAAAGACCAAAATAACATAGATTGACAAATTTTTGGTAGGGGAATTTTGGGcatgaaccaaacacacctTTATTCTTTTAGCATATAATGAAACACCTGATATGTAAATATATAAATCTATAGCGTTTTTATACTCAAGGAAACACAAAATTTACCTTCAGGTGGCGTCGACAGTGCATGAAATGTTAAAAAGCAAGCATCCAAATCTTGTAACATAGGTCCTGTTGGTATCCTGTATATGGGGTACCTGCACTCAACTTCCACTGGGTAAGACAAACCTGTAAGAAATTGTTCTAGGAACCAAAAGAATAAAAGGGAATACCAGGCTACAGAAATCCAACTGGATGGCAGAAGATCACAGCTTCTATATCTCTTCAGATCAGGAAACCTACTTGTAAGTATTGATATCTGAAGGATTTGCCAAAAAAGGAAACCATCATCTAGGTTGCAGATGCAATATTTGgtagaacaaaacaaaaaaagatttGTACCATGTCTACTAAAGGTTGTCTTCCGTATGGCGCGTCATGCTCCAAGTACTGGAAAACGGGGTGTGATTCCTGGTTGTCAGACTCACTGTCATCACTTGAGAAGCCTTCTTGATCAGCTGAAATATTTTTCACTAAACATGAGCTTTTAATTCCTATGGGCTGCCCATGGTCACAGTCACTGCTTACGTCACTGCTTGTATCCTCAACACTGTCACCATCGCTGTCTTCACCAAGTCCTCTAAAACTGAAAACAACAGACAGCTTCCTATTTATCATCATCATATAGGGGAACTTTTGCCAACAAGGTAAAATAGTCATAGCACCATTAATTGGCATTTCCTGtattgcacaaaaaaaaatatatactccttTTGCTTTAACGATGTCTCCACTTGATCAACAACAGAACACAAGCAAGCAAAATAATCTATAGGCTTGCTTGCTTTGGTAcactcagaaaaaaaatgaaaagggCAGTTTTGTTGTGGAGCACCAATTGAGGTTGTTGGGTAATGAGTCCCTAAATATGCACAGAGGCCCTGCCCCAGTATCCAGTATGAGTTTCGATGGAGGTCGATTACTGTCGATAGAAAGGGCGCAAGGGTCATTAGTTTTACATCAGCTCCCAGGCAAGAACTGAGTCACTTGGGACCTCGGTGATACTGGATGTGTACACAAAAGAATACAGGGAGATTGCTAGAGGGGCAACACACAAACTGACTGCCTTTATCTGGTTGAGAATCGGAGACAACCTGATTTATCGTCGCAAACGCTGTCTACAATTATCTCATCAAGAACAGTGATTTAATGGCTTACACACCGGCTACGGCAGGGACATTTTCCTTGGCGCTGGCTGCGAGGAGGTTTTCTAGGCGGTGGTGATGGATTACTTGTGGACTACGGAGAAGGGATAGATTGTGAGGGATAGACTGTGATCATACTGAAGAGATGAGAAACTGTGTTAGATCAACCAGATCAAAGGGCTTGGGTCCAAACAGGATTTACAAATAATTTGGACCTTGATACGGCTAAGTGTTTTCACCACGTGACATGTACAATACTACCCCTTTTAACAAAAAGGTACATTCATTTGCATCGGTAGTTGTGAACTTTTTAAGGGGGGGGTGTACTGAAGCAATGTTCTTGCTAGATACtgtaggtttttttttctgcgcaCAGACATAAGAGCAACCTTAAAACCACTTAATTTAAAGCCCAAACAATATTAAATCAAAAACTTTTGGGGAAATTATGCTCTATAATTAAGTGGGACATTCATTATTTACCGCCCGAAAGATTGTCACTCTAGGATATACAACAATATATGTACCAGTGACATGTGTGTCCCATAATAACGTGTCAATGAAACCAAGTGTGTAAATCCTAGAGTGTCAACTTTTTGGGCGGTAAAATATTGTTTACTCCGAGGAAGGCCGCAAAGACTTCTCAGTAACGTTACAACATAGGCAACCTGAATATTTAACAAGGAAAACATATTGACCACATATTGACATGATTGGTTTGAATTCTCAGCATCCCAGCTAGCAGATAACTTATGAGTTGGTACtgcaagtaaaaaaaacagttctACAATATTATTTGGAAAACGAACCAGATAAACAATATCACCAATAGTACTCACTGGTATATCCACTAGTAACTCAATCCACCAAATTATGATCGTGGGAAAACAAATATTCTGAAAAACGAATGGATCCATTGGAGAGATACAACAAGGCATAAACTAATTGTATTTAAAATTAGAGAACTTAGTATACATTATATCAGTAGTTCATTACATTGTTACTTGAGGGTCATTATAATTATAAGACACATGAACAAAAATAACTGCGACGGAGAAAGGATTGCAAAGACCAGACATAGATACTAATTGCTGCATGCTTAAAGCTAGAAATACACACTTCTCAAGAGTAACTATAGCCTAGAAACCATATTTATATGCATAATTTTCATAATGCAGTGTTCATAattatctaaaaaaatcacaataaTAACTACTGTAAATCTGCACGTATCCATGCAACCATTTCACGTCTCGAGACAAGCACAAGGCACCACTCGAACAAAAATAGATAAATACtgcctccgttcctaaatataagaagtcctacctttgttctatgtaagtttgaccaaaattataaaaaaaatctaccacCATTTAGAACTCCAAATTAGTGTTACTAAATCTGTCAttatatatacattcatagtatactcatttgatattgtagatcttagtatatttttatataaaattGGTCAcacttgaagaagtttgacttaggagaAAGCTAGggcttcttatatttaggaacggaaggagtatatagCAGGTTCAGGTTCACAACAGACAGATCACATGATGCCTCATTTTGGAAGTACAAGGCTGAATCCAAACATGCTATGTCTCATTTTAGCATTTCACTTGTCTTCTATCTCCTGATTTCGAAGGGAATGCTATTTAATTGATTGTTGGTGTCTTTCAGCAAATTGACACGTTTATGTAGTGGTACTGTACTGAGCAAGAGcaacaaatttttttttttgaggggagcAAGAGCAACAATTTTAGTGTCTCTAACCAAACTGCAAGAAAGTATATAGTGTCCGGCGGCCATttttcctactccctccgatccacatTACTTGTTGCTGATTTAGTAGAACTTGTCGCCGATTGAatacaactttgtcctaaatcagcaacaagtaatatggatttagtacaaagttgtaataaatcagcgacaagtaatatgggttggagggagtaccatttatAGCAATAGTATTGAGCTTCTGATTTTAGTATTACAGAAAATCTATTTTTGAGAAAGAACAAGTAAGTGCCCACGTGTCAAACATGACGAAAGATGAGTACCCAATTAAGATCTGCTTGGTCTAACGTTTTAACAACCACAAACAGAGTTAGCTTGAAATCCGCTTGGCCTAACGTCCACGAATGTTCAATCCACTGATTCCGGAAGGCAACTCCAGAATTCCCTCAGGTAAAGGTGAATCAATCAAGTAGGCGTTTGAAGTTGCCCGTTCCGATAACCCCTTGCACTACGGTAATGCGGTAATGCCGTTCTAACAAATAAATCATAAGCCAGAATTAGTAAAAGGCTACCTTTTACTCGACGGAGTCGGCCGGGATGCATAGAGCTGGATAGCCGACAGGAAGGGGACGTAGTACTGAACAACACCGTCCGTCCCATTGAGCACGAgcggcacgccggcgccgtaTGCGCTCCACTCCCTGAACTCTTCCCACAGATCCGTGAGCTCGTAGTACGCCGAGCTCGTCTGCATGCGCGCACAGACCCCCACAAAAATCATCATCCATTGGCACGAAAGGGGGTAAATACAAAACCACATTCGCAATCGCAAACAGGAGCTCGAGGACGCACCTGGGGTGGGCACCGCGCTGGCACGCggacggcggtggaggcgaTGAAGCTCTCGAGGTTGGtctctcccgccgccgctggcgggTCCCGCTGAAGTTCCGCCATCGGCTTCGCGGTCTTCTCCTCCGACCCCGGCGGCGGGTGTTGCTGCTGGAagaggtggtggcggcggggcggggggCAGTAGAAGCGGTCCGCGGCGCGGGAGGCAACGCCGGGCACGGACATggctggcggcgggcgccCGAGCTGGGTGGCCTCGAGGGTACGTAGGGTTGTAGGCTTGCGGGTGGTGAAACGGATTCGTCGAGTGCAGATGGGGGAGGAGGGAAtgggggagggagagggaagggaGGTAAAAGGAAGCTTAATTTTAAAAGCTGCTGCACCTGCATTGGGAGAGTGGGAGCGAGGGAGGCAGTGCGTGC
The Brachypodium distachyon strain Bd21 chromosome 2, Brachypodium_distachyon_v3.0, whole genome shotgun sequence genome window above contains:
- the LOC100828879 gene encoding uncharacterized protein LOC100828879, with product MSVPGVASRAADRFYCPPPRRHHLFQQQHPPPGSEEKTAKPMAELQRDPPAAAGETNLESFIASTAVRVPARCPPQTSSAYYELTDLWEEFREWSAYGAGVPLVLNGTDGVVQYYVPFLSAIQLYASRPTPSSKSFRGLGEDSDGDSVEDTSSDVSSDCDHGQPIGIKSSCLVKNISADQEGFSSDDSESDNQESHPVFQYLEHDAPYGRQPLVDMISILTSRFPDLKRYRSCDLLPSSWISVAWYPIYRIPTGPMLQDLDACFLTFHALSTPPEGTLTGNPETNDLHNMEIADVCGKITLPLIGLASYKFSGSMWTSNQQYEQQLTASLLKDADEWLCQRQVHHPDYRFFLLR
- the LOC100833996 gene encoding protein DOG1-like 4, whose amino-acid sequence is MPTSLQRDAAAAAAVSKERRAVRQPARIMAHVADMAAFYDAWVGREEEIVADLTAALSLSLSARRREALAPLVDAAMDHVATYYEHKARLADRDVVAALDPRWLNPLERTFLWAWGWKPALVFRFVDEAAVGSAQQRRGLEDLRASTAAAEREVEREVAAMQESLAGPRVLAALRRQLHSPRNGEADEAVAAVGRSLRVLLAAGDALRERTVRGVVGLLGPEQAGAFVAALLRFHLGVRRAGRGWSSGQGGQRGL